Proteins co-encoded in one Aspergillus flavus chromosome 2, complete sequence genomic window:
- a CDS encoding catalase, translating into MAERYYTLAEGCPFASNSTTVQLRNNSGGGLSLLQDTQLIETLAHFSRERIPERVVHAKAAGAYGEFEATSDCSDITSASFLSKAGKKSPVLLRVSTVGPEAGSADTTRDVHGWAMKIYTDEGNLDWVFNNTPVFFVRDPIKFPSLNRSHKRHPTTHLPDANMFWDFHVGNPEGIHELLHLFSDRGTPKSIRHMNAYSGHTYKLTKEDGSFKYVKFHIKTAQGVKNMTAEESLKIAGEDPDYLIRDMFEAIEKGDYPVWNVYVQVMDPADAEKYRWNIFDMTKVWSHKDYPLRQIGKLTMNRNPKNYFTDIEQAAFSPSTMVPGIAPSADPMLQARMFAYPDAARYRLGVNYQQLPTNAAKAPVYCPYQRDGAMRFDDNYGGDPNYVGSSLQPTKFYQEVKNSGAARLSGLTEHEKWVGEVTNFQSHITDDDFVQPAALWEVIGREPGHQDRTIANLSGHIKNVRSPQLRNAVYELFAKVNADLGERLKKATEAAVSA; encoded by the exons ATGGCTGAACGCTACTATACTCTGGCAGAAG GTTGCCCTTTTGCTAGCAACAGCACTACCGTTCAACTGCGGAACAACTCTGGTGGCGGACTTTCTTTGCTCCAAGATACACAACTCATTGAGACTCTCGCCCATTTCTCTCGTGAGAGAATTCCCGAGCG AGTGGTCCACGCCAAGGCGGCGGG CGCATATGGAGAGTTCGAAGCCACTAGCGATTGTTCCGATATTACTTCAGCTAGCTTCTTGAGCAAAGCTGGCAAGAAGTCTCCCGTCCTTCTTCGAGTATCTACAGTTGGACCTGAAGCCGGTTCGGCAGATACCACTCGCGATGTTCACGGATGGGCCATGAAGATCTACACGGATGAGGGTAACTTGGACTGGGTCTTCAACAACACG CCGGTCTTTTTCGTTCGCGACCCGATTAAGTTCCCTTCCCTGAACCGTTCGCATAAGAGACACCCTACAACTCATCTTCCGGATGCAAATATG TTCTGGGA CTTCCACGTCGGCAACCCCGAAGGTATCCAtgagcttctccacctcTTCAGTGATCGTGGAACACCGAAGTCTATCCGCCACATGAATGCCTACAGTGGACATACTTACAAGCTCACTAAAGAG GACGGATCATTCAAATATGTCAAGTTCCACATCAAGACCGCCCAGGGCGTCAAGAACATGACCGCCGAGGAATCCCTCAAGATCGCAGGCGAAGACCCCGATTATCTTATTCGGGATATGTTCGAGGCCATCGAGAAGGGTGACTACCCCGTGTGGAACGTCTACGTCCAGGTTATGGACCCGGCCGACGCGGAGAAATACCGTTGGAACATCTTTGACATGACCAAAGTTTGGTCTCACAAGGACTACCCGCTGAGACAAATTGGAAAATTGACCATGAACCGCAAT CCCAAGAACTACTTCACCGATATTGAGCAGGCGGCCTTCTCCCCATCCACAATGGTGCCCGGTATTGCACCTTCGGCTGATCCAA TGCTCCAAGCCCGTATGTTCGCTTACCCCGATGCGGCCCGGTATCGTCTCGGAGTCAACTACCAACAGCTCCCAACGAACGCGGCCAAGGCACCTGTCTACTGCCCTTACCAGAGAGATGGCGCCATGCGGTTCGACGACAATTACGGCGGTGACCCCAACTACGTTGGCTCGTCCTTGCAGCCTACCAAGTTCTACCAAGAGGTGAAGAACTCGGGAGCTGCCCGGCTGAGCGGACTGACCGAGCACGAGAAATGGGTGGGAGAGGTGACTAATTTCCAGAGCCATATTACCGATGATGACTTCGTCCAACCCGCCGCTCTCTGGGAAGTGATCGGCAGGGAGCCCGGTCACCAGGACAGAACGATTGCGAACCTCTCAGGCCATATTAAGAATGTCCGCTCTCCTCAGCTGCGCAATGCGGTCTATG AACTCTTTGCAAAGGTGAATGCAGACCTCGGTGAACGTCTTAAGAAGGCAACTGAGGCCGCGGTGTCTGCATAA